A single region of the Salvia miltiorrhiza cultivar Shanhuang (shh) chromosome 8, IMPLAD_Smil_shh, whole genome shotgun sequence genome encodes:
- the LOC130998119 gene encoding uncharacterized protein LOC130998119, with protein MNILVWNVRGLTDESKDLLKEHCRSFSPLILGLIEPKKKFHKVRQSFWRSLNLVPRHQNCRQPRCSNIWLLAHPSVSSQIIHSSAQTVIANCTWHSKSFRIAVVHGANDSLARRSLWIELLTFVDGNTVFIGDFNAVKGAHERRSSVSPSRSSCRDFCDFIEATEFIESPTSVLLIFGRVLILMFFRVSPLIILPLVLQCKAGLDNGRRAFKFLNMWVSHPNFQDMVDSSWTGLVDTNCPIYKIMHKLKRLRGDLRVWNKTVFGHVDIQIQEGQQKLMEVQNKISNLGYTDEYFDEEVDAQASLSTLLARKNSLLQQKSRATWLTDGNSISYDTEAIQQHIIDFFSNLFTGDGRANVDRVMLEAIIDPYVSDEQNDILTGIPTDEEITASVFGMDANSSPGPDGFSGLFYQNCWNTIKADIFGAVRAFFLNSYLPAGCNASTLILIPKKDIVDSVADLRPIILSNFFFKIISKILATRLSVVAAAGVSPNQFGFISGRSIHDCIMLGSEGFCCMNRTGRRSNMACKIDIHKAFDTMSWDFIFQVLRVNGYHERFIRWISIIFTSARISILYNGQLSGYFACSRGVRQGDPLSPILFGIAEDVLSHLFLNCVRSQHLVPMDFSRGSVFPTHLFYADDILIFCKATRKNARKIKEILDFYGELSGQLCNSAKSHVFFGSGVSTSIKSGVTRDLGFALGSMPVTYLGVPLFNGRIKASLFMAIYDKIVNKFSNWKGLHLSMAGRICLVRSVIQSSVTHSMMVYRWPKSLIYSLDRKCRNFIWTGNVNKKPSCPVSWSRACASRVEGGLGIRSFSNMNKSFLMKMAWKLVQGTEFAHSILSTRYLTRFGYAKDYLASSPIWTGVREHVNNLIDQSYSYVGTGEHTYFWRDDWLWYKLWDKLHIPPFMMDFLTQAVSDYFFDGIWHFTADFVINFPDIVVDILLLPIGEEDDTRFWKHSVTGKVTAASAYAAQNHRFPEVRWGRWIWEKFIPERRSLICWRIIHKKMPTIDGLVRRGMAGPNRCIICCQDEESIDHLFWRCRALKTVWTDFLAWFGKEEYLSFDDIHSVLVTAWHEKFSTQVVSFWKAGIMNLLWQIWDCRNQATFNDVDVLGSLHALRRPPTMIEVHWWPPAGHWIKVNTDGSALGAPGNIAVGGVFRDNFGWVRGCFHFKGGVGFAFEAELLAAIYAINIADNRGWRSLWIEADSTYIVNLLNSRSNDVPWRFMALWKRTISLLSNFNFQVSHIYREGNTAAKIMANQNRSEGWWPFAIEDIKNAVALDLATHSRVRIKF; from the exons ATGAATATCCTGGTTTGGAACGTCCGTGGCCTGACGGACGAATCCAAAGATCTTCTTAAGGAACATTGTCGTTCCTTCTCGCCTTTGATCTTGGGTTTGATCGAGCCTAAGAAAAAGTTTCATAAAGTTAGACAGAGTTTCTGGAGGTCTTTAAATCTGGTCCCTCGTCACCAGAATTGTAGGCAGCCTCGCTGCTCCAATATTTGGTTGTTGGCTCATCCTTCGGTGAGTTCTCAGATTATTCACTCTTCGGCTCAGACGGTTATTGCCAATTGTACTTGGCATTCGAAGAGTTTCCGTATCGCTGTGGTGCATGGAGCTAATGATTCTCTTGCTCGTCGTTCGTTATGGATTGAGCTTCTCACTTTTGTGGATGGGAACACGGTTTTCATTGGAGATTTTAATGCCGTTAAGGGAGCGCATGAGCGTCGGAGTTCGGTGTCGCCTTCTCGAAGTTCCTGTCGGGATTTCTGCGATTTTATTGAAGCTACTGAGTTCATAGAATCGCCCACTTCAG TTTTGCTGATCTTTGGACGGGTATTAATACTCATGTTCTTCCGCGTCTCACCTCTGATCATTCTCCCTTTGGTCTTACAGTGCAAAGCTGGTTTGGATAATGGGCGACGTGCTTTTAAGTTTCTCAATATGTGGGTGTCTCACCCTAATTTTCAGGACATGGTGGATTCTTCTTGGACGGGTTTGGTGGATACTAACTGTCCGATTTACAAGATCATGCACAAACTAAAAAGACTTCGTGGGGATCTTCGCGTTTGGAACAAAACGGTTTTTGGACATGTTGACATTCAAATTCAGGAAGGGCAGCAAAAGCTTATGGAGGTTCAGAATAAGATTTCGAATCTGGGATACACCGATGAGTATTTTGACGAGGAGGTCGACGCTCAGGCTTCTTTAAGCACTCTTTTGGCGAGAAAAAATAGCCTTCTTCAGCAAAAAAGTAGGGCTACTTGGTTAACTGATG GAAACTCAATTTCTTACGATACAGAGGCCATTCAACAGCACATAATTGATTTCTTCTCAAATCTTTTTACTGGGGATGGGAGAGCTAACGTGGATAGAGTGATGCTTGAGGCGATCATTGATCCTTATGTGTCTGACGAGCAGAATGACATTCTTACTGGTATTCCTACTGATGAGGAAATCACGGCTTCGGTTTTTGGTATGGATGCTAATAGCTCTCCAGGGCCTGACGGTTTCTCTGGTCTTTTTTACCAAAATTGTTGGAACACGATCAAAGCCGACATCTTTGGTGCTGTTAGAGCTTTTTTCCTCAATTCTTATTTGCCTGCTGGATGTAATGCGAGTACTCTGATTCTTATTCCCAAAAAGGATATCGTGGATTCTGTGGCAGATCTACGACCTATCATCCTCTCGAACTTCTTCTTTAAGATTATTTCGAAAATCTTGGCGACTAGATTGAGTGTGGTTGCGGCTGCTGGTGTCTCCCCGAATCAATTTGGGTTCATAAGCGGTCGTTCGATTCACGATTGTATTATGTTGGGGTCGGAAGGGTTCTGTTGCATGAATCGTACGGGTCGTCGATCCAACATGGCTTGTAAAATTGATATTCATAAGGCCTTTGATACAATGAGTTGGGATTTCATCTTTCAGGTTCTCCGTGTGAATGGTTATCATGAGAGATTTATTAGATGGATTTCTATCATCTTTACTTCTGCTCGCATCTCCATTCTTTACAATGGGCAGTTGAGTGGATATTTTGCTTGCTCTAGAGGGGTGAGACAAGGAGATCCTCTTTCTCCTATTCTTTTTGGAATTGCTGAGGATGTTCTGAGCCATTTATTCTTGAATTGTGTTAGATCGCAGCATCTGGTCCCTATGGATTTTAGTAGGGGGTCGGTTTTCCCCACCCATCTCTTCTATGCGGATGACATCTTGATCTTTTGTAAAGCTACTAGGAAAAATGCGCGTAAGATCAAGGAGATTCTTGACTTCTATGGTGAGCTTTCTGGTCAGCTTTGTAACTCTGCCAAGTCTCACGTGTTCTTTGGCTCTGGAGTTTCTACCTCTATCAAGAGTGGCGTTACTCGTGACTTGGGTTTTGCTCTTGGTTCCATGCCGGTCACTTATCTGGGAGTCCCTTTGTTCAATGGTCGTATTAAGGCTTCACTTTTCATGGCCATCTATGACAAGATTGTCAACAAGTTCTCCAACTGGAAGGGTCTGCATCTTTCGATGGCAGGGCGTATCTGTTTGGTTCGATCTGTTATACAAAGTTCGGTTACACATTCGATGATGGTGTATCGCTGGCCCAAATCGCTTATTTACAGCCTTGATAGGAAGTGTCGCAACTTCATCTGGACTGGTAATGTGAACAAAAAACCGTCCTGTCCAGTTAGCTGGTCTCGGGCTTGTGCTTCCCGCGTCGAAGGAGGTTTGGGGATTAGATCGTTCTCGAATATGAATAAAAGTTTTCTGATGAAAATGGCTTGGAAACTGGTGCAAGGAACTGAATTTGCACATTCCATCTTGAGCACGAGGTATCTGACAAGGTTTGGTTATGCCAAAGACTATCTGGCGTCTTCTCCGATCTGGACGGGAGTTCGTGAGCATGTGAATAATTTGATTGATCAATCTTATTCTTATGTTGGGACCGGTGAGCACACATACTTTTGGCGTGATGATTGGCTATGGTATAAGTTGTGGGATAAACTTCATATTCCGCCTTTTATGATGGATTTCCTTACTCAGGCGGTTAGTGATTATTTTTTTGATGGAATCTGGCATTTCACTGCTGATTTTGTCATTAATTTTCCGGATATTGTAGTGGATATTTTGTTGCTGCCTATTGGGGAGGAAGATGATACTCGTTTCTGGAAGCATTCTGTTACTGGAAAGGTGACTGCGGCTTCGGCCTATGCTGCTCAGAACCATCGTTTTCCAGAGGTCCGATGGGGTCGTTGGATTTGGGAAAAGTTTATCCCGGAGCGTCGATCTTTGATTTGTTGGAGAATTATTCACAAGAAAATGCCTACGATCGATGGGCTTGTTCGCCGTGGCATGGCGGGCCCTAATCGCTGCATCATCTGTTGTCAGGATGAGGAGTCCATTGATCATTTGTTCTGGAGATGCAGGGCGTTGAAGACGGTGTGGACTGATTTTTTGGCGTGGTTTGGAAAAGAGGAGTACTTGTCTTTTGATGATATTCATAGTGTTCTCGTCACGGCTTGGCATGAGAAATTCAGCACTCAAGTGGTCTCTTTCTGGAAAGCAGGAATTATGAATTTACTCTGGCAGATTTGGGACTGTCGCAATCAAGCGACTTTCAATGATGTTG ACGTATTAGGGTCTCTACACGCACTGCGGCGCCCCCCCACCATGATTGAGGTCCATTGGTGGCCCCCAGCCGGCCATTGGATAAAGGTGAATACTGACGGCTCCGCGTTGGGTGCGCCAGGAAATATTGCCGTTGGCGGAGTCTTCCGTGATAATTTTGGATGGGTTCGTGGTTGTTTCCACTTTAAAGGTGGAGTCGGTTTCGCTTTTGAAGCCGAATTACTAGCTGCCATTTATGCTATTAATATTGCTGATAATAGAGGATGGCGTTCCCTTTGGATTGAGGCAGACTCTACTTATATTGTTAATCTTTTAAATTCCCGATCTAATGACGTCCCGTGGCGTTTCATGGCTTTATGGAAGAGAACAATAAGTTTGCTCTCGAACTTTAACTTTCAAGTGTCCCACATTTACAGGGAAGGAAACACGGCTGCGAAAATTATGGCAAATCAAAATCGTTCCGAGGGCTGGTGGCCGTTTGCAATTGAGGATATTAAGAATGCCGTGGCTCTTGATTTGGCCACGCATAGCAGGGTTCGTATTAAATTCTAA